In Palaemon carinicauda isolate YSFRI2023 unplaced genomic scaffold, ASM3689809v2 scaffold194, whole genome shotgun sequence, a single genomic region encodes these proteins:
- the LOC137635903 gene encoding mucin-2-like: MKILPEGCHEVQGASASELRRRWELKITVASKLRGNRLFWNLVDTSSSGTSHHGGVTIMMGLTADYSEQTSAALIPPTLSTSSNPPATAGSGNSTGPSTSGKPPTTVGPGNTPASPTSGSLPTTVVPGNTPASPTSGNPPTTVGTGNTPASPTSGSFPTTVGPGNTPASPTSGNPPTTVGSGNTPASPTSGNPPTTVGPGNTPVSPTFGNPPTTIGPGNTPASPTSGNPPTTVGPGNSPASPTSGNPPTTAKPEDTSPSPTSGNPPIPPQSSGQPNTIPAAQTSPLPTTIQSPTTAEVTTTIPPTVNPITTAQPPTITANPTTTLEPTTTTANPTTTPEPSTTIANPTSTLKPTTTTTNQTTTLEPTTTTANPTTTPEPTTITANPTTTLEPTTTTENPTTTLVPSTTTTNPTTTLEPTTITANLTTTLEPATTTPNPTTILQPTTITANPITTFAPSTTTANPTTTPKYTTTANPTTTPEPSMTNANPTTTPEPTTTTANPTTTPQPITTTANPTTTPQPTPTAANLTTTPEPTAKTANPTTTPEPTTTNANPTTTPEPTTTTANPTTTLEPTTTTSTTTTANPTTTQEPTTTTANPTTTPESTTTTANPTTTPEPTTTTANPTTTPESTTTTANPTTTQEPTITTANPTTTPESTTTTANPTTTLKSTTTTANPTTTPKPSSTDPLAAV, translated from the exons AACTTGGTCGACACGAGTA GTTCAGGTACCTCGCACCATGGTGGAGTGACTATTATGATGGGCCTGACTGCTGATTATTCAGAGCAAACTTCCGCCGCTCTGATTCCACCAACGCTTTCTACGTCTAGCAATCCTCCAGCAACAGCAGGATCTGGAAACTCCACAGGCCCTTCAACATCTGGCAAACCTCCAACAACAGTTGGACCCGGAAACACTCCAGCATCACCAACGTCTGGCAGTCTTCCAACAACAGTAGTACCCGGAAACACTCCTGCATCACCAACATCTGGCAATCCTCCAACAACAGTTGGAACCGGAAACACTCCAGCATCACCAACGTCTGGCAGTTTTCCAACAACAGTAGGACCCGGAAACACTCCAGCATCACCAACATCTGGCAATCCTCCAACAACAGTAGGATCCGGAAACACTCCAGCATCACCAACGTCTGGCAATCCTCCAACAACAGTAGGACCCGGAAACACTCCAGTATCACCAACGTTTGGCAATCCTCCAACAACAATAGGACCTGGAAACACTCCAGCATCACCAACGTCTGGCAATCCTCCAACAACAGTAGGACCTGGAAACTCTCCAGCATCACCAACGTCTGGCAATCCTCCAACAACAGCAAAACCTGAAGACACCTCACCATCACCAACATCTGGCAATCCTCCAATACCTCCTCAATCATCAGGGCAACCGAATACAATACCTGCGGCACAGACCTCACCTTTACCTACAACAATCCAATCTCCAACAACAGCTGAAGTCACAACTACTATTCCACCAACAGTAAATCCTATAACCACGGCTCAACCTCCAACAataactgcaaatcccacaaccacattggaacctacaacaacaactgcaaatcccacaaccacaccagaACCTTCAACAACAATTGCAAATCCCACATCCACACttaaacctacaacaacaactacaaatcaaacaaccacacttgaacctacaacaacaactgcaaatcccacaaccacaccagaacctacaacaatAACTGCAAACCCCACAACCACActtgaacctacaacaacaactgaaaatcccacaaccacacttgTACcttcaacaacaactacaaatcccACAACCACGCTTGAACCTACAACAATAACTGCAAATCTCACAACCACACTTGAACCTGCAACAACAACACCTAATCCCACAACCATACTTCAACCTACAACAATAACTGCAAATCCCATAACAACATTTGCACcttcaacaacaactgcaaatccaaCAACCACACCAAAATatacaacaactgcaaatcccacaaccacaccagaACCTTCAATGACAaatgcaaatcccacaaccacaccagaacctacaacaactactgcaaatcccacaaccacaccacAACCtataacaacaactgcaaatcccacaaccacaccacAACCTACACCAACCGCTGCAAATCTCACAACCACACCAGAACCTACAGCAaaaactgcaaatcccacaaccacaccagaacctacaacaacaaatgcaaatcCCACaacaacaccagaacctacaacgacaactgcaaatcccacaaccacacttgaacctacaacaacaact tctacaacaacaactgcaaatcccacaacaacacaagaacctacaacaacaactgcaaatcctacAACCACACCAGagtctacaacaacaactgcaaatcccacaaccacgccagaacctacaacaacaactgcaaatcctacAACCACACCAGagtctacaacaacaactgcaaatcccacaaccacacaaGAACCTACAATAACAACTGCAAATCCTACAACCACACCAGagtctacaacaacaactgcaaatcccacaaccacactaaAGTCTACAACAActactgcaaatcccacaaccacacccaAACCTTCATCAACAGATCCCTTAGCAGCCGTTTGA